Part of the Nostoc sp. ATCC 53789 genome, GAATTAGCCAAGGAGTATGAAGCGCCTGTGGTGTTACTATCTCCAGCTTGCGCGAGTTTCGATCAGTACCCGAATTTTGAGGTGCGCGGCGATGATTTCCGTCAGTTGTGCCTTGCTTGGGCGGGAGGAGCAAGGCTTCAATACAAATCGATTCTTTCGTCTTCCCTATAATTAATTCACTGTGTGGCTTGCAGTTACACAGTGAATTAATTATGTAATCTAAAAGTGCGGTGCGATCGCATTATCAAAGAGACTTAAAATATTCTAGAAGCATTGTTTGGAGCTACTTTAGTGGTTTTCTATAATTATGTTTTGCTGTAGTTTGCAACTTCAACCTCATGAGCAATGCTTGTAGGTTTAGGAATAGGTAAACCATCTTCTAGCATTCCTTCTATATGAAATTCAATCGCTTCTGCAATCATCTGCTTGACTTCTTCTAAAGTTTCACCCACAGCTACACAACCTGGTAAATCAGGGATATAAGCGCCATAGCTAGTTTCTCCCTTTTCAATCACAACTGTATAACGCATTAATATTCCTCCAATTGAGCTTGTCTCCAGATATTTTTAAGAGTACCAATTGGCACATCCACATTTGGTTTACCAGACACTGTTACAGTACTAGGTTTATCTGGATGTTTGAACTGTCGATGACTACCTTTAGTTCTAGCAAGATACCAACCATCAGCTTCTAGTCGTTTGATAACTTCGCGTACTTTCATGCTAACGCTTATCTGTATAGGTGAAATTTATATTACAGATAGAGTGTCTTATTGAGAAAGAAAAGTAAACGACATTGTGTCGTAATTTCTGTCCGTCATTTTGTCGTGGGTTTTGGCATTGGTAAGTAGATGGACAAAAATATTTCTCATGAATCGAGTGGCTCAAAATGAAATGCTAAAGTTAATAATCAAGCTTTTCCAGAGCTACATTCTCTCTCTCCCAGATAAAATTTATATATGAACGCTACACAAGAAAAACTAAAAGTTCAGCTTGAACAGGCTTTAATCGCGGCTTTTGGCGCTGACTTCGCGGGAGTAGATCCAATTTTGGTTTCTGCGAGTAATCCTAAATTTGGTGATTATCAGGCGAATGTGGCTTTATCCCTGAGTAAAAAGTTAGGAAAGCAACCAAGAGCGATCGCAGATGCGATCGTTGAGAAACTAGATGTATCCGAAATCTGCGAACCACCGGAAATTGCTGGGCCAGGATTCATCAATCTGAAACTGAAAACGGCATACCTGGAAGCACAACTGAATACGATTCAAGCTGATTCCAGACTTGGAGTTCCACCAGCGAAAACACCCAAGCGGGAAATTGTGGATTTTTCCAGTCCGAATATTGCCAAAGAAATGCACGTCGGACACCTGCGTTCTACGATTATTGGTGATTCCATCGCCCGGATTTTAGAATTTCAAGGACACGATGTGCTGCGGTTAAATCATGTCGGTGATTGGGGTACGCAGTTTGGAATGTTAATCGCCTATCTGCGGGAAGTTTACCCAGATGCACTTACCACCGCTAATGCTTTAGATATTGGTGATTTAGTTTCTTTTTACCGCAAAGCTAAACAACGCTTTGATACAGATACAGCTTTTCAAGAAACAGCACGCCAAGAAGTTGTCAGATTACAAGCAGGTGCAGAAGATACACTTCATGCTTGGAAACTGTTATGCGAACAATCACGGCGAGAGTTTCAAGTAATTTATGAATTGCTGGATATTAAGTTAACTGAACGCGGTGAATCTTTCTACAACCCTTTATTATCTGGTGTTGTGGAAGATTTAGAAAAATCTGGCTTACTGGTAGAAAACCAGGGCGCAAAATGTGTTTTTCTGGATGGATTTACAAATAGAGAAGGTGAACCTTTACCCTTGATTGTGCAGAAATCAGATGGCGGTTATAACTACGCCACAACTGATTTAGCATCCCTCCGCTACCGGATTCAGCAGGATGAAGCAAAGCGGATAATTTATGTAACTGATGCTGGACAAGGAAACCACTTTGCCCAATTCTTCCAGGTAGCACGCAAAGCCGACTGGATTCCCGATGATGTGGAATTAGTCCATGTTCCCTTTGGGTTGGTATTAGGAGAAGATGGGAAAAAATTCAAAACTCGTTCTGGGGATACTGTGCGGTTACGGGATTTATTAGACGAAGCTGTTTCTCATGCCCATGCTGACCTAAAAACTAGATTACAAAAAGAAGAACGTCAAGAAACTGAAGAATTTATTAATGAAGTTGCTAGGGTAGTTGGAATCAGTGCAGTTAAGTATGCAGACTTAAGCCAAAATCGCACCAGTAACTACATCTTCAGCTACGACAAAATGCTGGATCTCAAAGGTAATACTGCGCCCTATATGCTATATGTTTATGCGCGGATTCATGGGATTAGCCGCAAGGGTGATATTAACTTTAAAGAGTTGGGAAATAATGCTGTTTTGTTGCAGCATGAAACAGAATTAGCGCTGGCAAAATATTTACTTCAACTGGATGAAGTTATTAGTAGTGTAGAGCAAGACTTGCTGCCTAATCGTTTATGTGAGTATTTGTTTGAACTGAGTCAGAAGTTTAACCAATTTTACGATCGCTGTCCTATATTACAGGCGGAGGAACCGCAGCGAACATCCCGCTTGGTTTTATGTGATTTGACTGCTAGAACTCTGAAGTTGGGATTATCTTTGTTGGGAATTCAGGTGTTGGAGAGGATGTAATTTTTTAACGCAAAGGTACGCTAAGTAAGAGTTAAGCTGGTTTTTTCATCAGAATTGCTGGACTTGGAGGCGATCGCATCTGTGAGATTTTTTAAGATATTCACACTGGTATTAGCATGAAACATACTGATAAAAGACAGGCAGGATAAAAGGTGACAATCGAAATCTACGTCAGCACTGATATAGAAGCGGATGGCCCTATCCCTGGGCCCCACTCCATGCTTAGTCTTGCCTCAGCTGCGTATACCGCAGACAAACAATTGGTTGGGACTTTTACAGCTAATTTAGAAACCTTGCCAGAGGCCCAAGGACATCCCAAAACCATGAAATGGTGGGCAGAACAGCCAGATGCTTGGGCAGCTAGTCGAGCCGACCCCCAGCCGCCTCTAAAGGTCATGGAGTCTTACCACGCCTGGCTTGTGGCTTTACCAGGTAAACCGATCTTTGTTGGCTATCCAGCAGCCTATGACTTTATGTTTGTCTACTGGTACTTGATAAACTTTGTGGGCGATAGCCCCTTTAAATTTTCGGCATTGGATATCCGTTCCTATGCGATGGCATTCTTAAAACAAAGCTACAACGAATCTGGCAAGGATAATCTACCTGCTGCATGGTTAGAAAATCTTCCATTGGCTCACATTGCCTTGGATGATGCCATTCAGCAAGGAAAGTTATTCTGTAATCTTTTGCAAGCGAATCTACAGCGTTAAGTAAGATAGCTATGCGATCGCACTTCATAAGATTTTGTAACAGATTTCCGATAACGATGAAGCCTGATTCATTGTTATCGGAAATCCCTTACTCCTTTGAGAAACCGAGGATCTTGCCCTATACCTGAGTACCTTCGATATAAGCCTTAATGGTGGGTAACGCCGTCATCTTCTCATAGAAGAAATTGTTGACTATTTTCATCACTTCCGCCTGGGCTACTTCTACTTCGGAACCAAGGGGAGTGCCAGATTCTTGGCGGCACAGACTACGATATAAACGCAGCAAATGACGCACGATTTCTAACTCTTCTTCCCCCTCCAAGACCTTGACAGCTGCCACAATCAGTTCATCTGCCTGATTGAGAACGCTATCGAGATCAAACACAGCACTATTGTCCCTAGCTTGCTGCACAGTTCCCATTAACGCATGGACTTGGTAAAGCAATGCTGTAGGTTCGTCGAACAATTCACGCAGAAATGCTGCTTCCTCGTAACGCCCGTTCAGCCGAAAGATGTTGTACATCCGCTTGGCTGCTTTGCCGTAGTTGAGGTGTTTACCTTGTTTGACATATTTTTTAACTTCCTTTTCCAATACCGCCACATAATCATCCATGACATCGGCGGAGGCTTGCTTCACCAGTTTGGAAAAGATGGGAGCAGATTCAGCATCCAGGTAAACTTCTTGAAAATAGCCGTCTAGATAGCCGTCTAGTGCTGTGATAGTTCCATCTGGTGCTTCCCAGGTAACATCTACCACGTTGCTGGCGTTGGACAATTGACTACGTATTGTGTCAGCAACAACCCATTCCAGCTTACACCAAGACCAGTTAGGGTCTTGGGCTACGGCATCCCAGGTCAGCACCAGAGGATTGCCCTCTAGGTCGCTTACCTCAATCTGACCGGCAATCACCTCATCGGGTTGCCAGTTAATTGGCGAACCAGCACGTCTGGTGTTTTCTCCCCGAACCACTTGTTGGGGATAGGCACCAAAGTTCACATCAATTAACTGATAATTGGGGCCGGACATGGTGTTAAGCGCCTTATCCCGAACCAGTTTGCCAAGAATCTCGGAGGCTTCGCTACGGGTAGGGGCAATGATATTCACCCGCTCGAAGTAGTCACAGTCACCAGGATAAGTCTGAATTTTAGATTGAGCCGCAGAACCAGAGATTGCCAACGCGGTTTCTACAACACCAGGAATGTCCTCAAATTCGACGATTTTGCCAATGGCGCGAAACCGTGCCAACTCTTGCGGATCAAAATCCAACATGGTGACTTTGTGCCCAAAAGCACCTGTGTCTTTGTCTACGACAATATCGCTGTCGCCTGTGGCCTCGGTGATGGAATTCATCCAACGTTCCAATTCTTGCTCATTGAGTTGAACCCCTAAACGATTAGCTGATTCAACGATGCGGTTACGTGCATCTAGAGTTTGATCTTGTGCTTTTGTCATATTTTATTTCCGATTTTATGTTGTGATTATACCTTTATAGATGATTTCAAGAAAAATGATTTTTGCGATCGTTTTTAAAGAATATTTATTGAATATTAAGTTTGATGAAATACGGTCTATCTCACAGTGATTGCATGAGATTAAAGCCGCTAACTCGCTCTATATAAGGTTCACAATGCAAATATTTACTAAGGGTTTGTTAGATTTTGTTCTCTAATAAATATTTTTAAAGAGAGAAAAATAGCTACTAGGAGATATCATGATACTCCAAATTCATCTTTTTACTGATGAGTGTCATGTTAAATAAAGAATGTTTATAAATAGTCATTTTCAGAACAAGTAGTAGATAATCTGCACAAATAAAGTTAACTATTTAAGGTCGTCATTTTTCCGTTTTTGTTCTTAATTGCTAAGGGTTTTAAATATATTTACTTTTTGTAATATAGTTGTATTTATTTCCACTCACTTAGTTGGCGATCGCTAACTCAAGTTATGTGCCAAAAAGATTTATTCCGCTAAGGTGTCGAGGCGGCGATCAAAAGCATAAGGATGAACCCAAAAAGAGACCTAGTACAACACGGCAGAAATAAACCACCCATTCTAAATCAATGAAATGCTTACGCTGTATTCATTTTTAATTTTTAATTTTTAATTCCGCCTTGCGGTACTAGGCTGTAAAGCAGAGGTCTTTCGCTTTCAGAACGTTGTAAAATTCATTAGCAACGTAAAACGCTGATATGGTTAATTTAGTGGCTTCTGCGCCATCAATGCCAAAATAGCAAGTTAATTGCCAATTCCATACTGACAATTATTGTTACTCCTATACCTAAAATGCGATGCCTACGGCGGGCAAAGCCAACGCCAATATTCCCAATATTTAGTTACAAAACTAAATATCTAATGCTGCGCCAAAAATTTTCTTTATATTATGCAAGGTTTTAGGAGAACTTTTCCCAGGATTGGGCAACTAATTGGCTCAACCAGCGACGTTGTTGCTGATCCAGCATTGGATCATCTGCTAGCAACTGAGCGGTTAATTCTTCCAAAGATTGACCCTGAGCGCGGACAATTTTAATGACTCCAGCGATCGCAGCTGCAACGAGTTCTTCATCAATTGGCTGTTGTCGCAGGGCAACAATTTCTTGGGGACTGTCTGGAATGGGATAATTCATGGCGTGGGTTTACAGAAATACAAAATGAACAATAAATTCAACAAATTCTTAAAATTTCTTTACTGAATCTTTATGAAACTAGTTGCGCGGAGTTTACCTTACTTTGTGCCTTCATAAAATCTGTCTTAGTGAGTAGATTGATCGGAGATGTCAGGAAACGATGAGAGAAATCCTTTATTTAGAAGTTCCAACTCCAGATATAGAAACTGTGCGTAGCTGGCTACAAACAGATTTTGAACCTGGAAATGGAGAAAAAGTGCTTACTTCGGAAGGCTTTCGCCTCAAAATACCCAGTGCTAAGACACCTGCTGGGGCGGGTCTTTCCGAAAACTTGCCTGTAGAACTTTCGGTATTTGTTTGGTCGGTGCAACGAACTACCTATCTGAAAGTGTTTCGTTGGGCAGAACAACCCTTTCCCAGTGAGAGACAAATTCTGCAACGCCTAACCCAAGAAATCAGAAGCCGTTTTCCGCATCATTATCCCGAACCACCAGCGATTGATTTATCCCAAGAATCGATTTTTGCCGCTTTAGCCTCTGCTTACCCCCTCACCGTCAAGTATTTTCAGAAAATGCCCAACGGTGAATACGATCTAACACGTGCCTACTGGTGGGAAAAACGATGGCGCGAAGGAGTACGAAATCCGCAGAGGCCGCGTCAAGTTGTGTTTTCCAGTCGAGGGGACTGGGGAGCAGGGGAGCAGGGGAGCAGGGGAGCAGGGGGAGATGGAAGAATAATATCCTCCTCATCCTCCTCATCTTCCTCATCCCCTACTTACGACCTGATTTATATCGGCGGCGCACTAGGCGCGATTCATGCAGCATTGATGGCAAAACTAGGATATAAAGTCCTGCTGGTGGAACGAATGCCCTTTGGCCGGATGAACCGAGAATGGAATATTTCTCGCGATGAGATTCAAAGCTTGGTTAATCTGGGTTTAGTCACCCCCGCTGAGTTAGAAACCATCATTGCTAGGGAATACAAAGATGGATTCAATAAGTTTTTTGATGCGAACAATCCATCCAAACTGCGATCGCCCGTACTGCACACACCCACAGTCCTAAATTTAGGCTTAGATTCCGATAAATGGCTCCAAATGTGTGGGCAAAAGCTGCAAGCGGCAGGCGGCGAAATCTGGGATGAAACAGAATTTATGCGTGCAGATATTGATATATCACAAGTTCTGTTGCAAGTCAAGCACTTACCTAGTCAGGTTGAAAAACAAGTAAGTGGACGACTGCTAATAGATGCAATGGGAACTGCATCACCCATCGCTTGGCAATTAAATGGTGGTCGTGCCTTTGATAGCGTCTGCCCAACAGTAGGAGCGGTAATTGAGAGCGGATTTGAGCCGGGAGTATGGGATTCACAATACGGGGACGTTCTTTATAGTCATGGGGATATTTCGCGGGGAAGGCAGTTAATTTGGGAACTGTTTCCCGCAGCAGATGATGAATTGACGATTTATTTATTTCATTACCATCAAGTCAATGCTGAAAATCCTGGTTCCTTGCTAGAGATGTACGAGGACTTTTTCACAATTTTGCCAGAGTATCGCAGGTGCGATATGGACAAATTGGTGTGGAAGAAGCCGACATTTGGCTATATACCAGGGCATTTTAGTGTAGGAAGTAGCGATCGCACAGTTGCCTTCGATCGATTGATTGCGATCGGCGATGCCGCATCACTCCAGTCTCCACTCGTCTTCACCGGTTTTGGTTCGCTAGTTCGCAACTTAGAGCGCTTAACAACGCTTTTGGATACTGCTCTCAAACACGACTTATTGAGTTTCCGCCACTTGAACCAAATTCGGGCTTACCAAAGCAACGTTTCCGTGACTTGGCTATTTTCCAAAGGCATGATGGTACCCACTGGGAAATTCTTACCACCCCAGCGCATTAACTCCATGCTCAACACCTTCTTTGGACTGTTAGCAGACGAACCCCAAGAAGTAGCAGATAACTTCATCAAAGATCGGTGTGATTGGTTAACCTTTAATCGGCTAGCACTCAAAGCCGCTAGAAGAAATCCTGCCTTACTTTTATGGATTTGGGAACTTGCTGGGCCTAGAGATTTAATGCGATGGCTTGGTAGTTATTTCAATTTCGGTCGTCATGCCCTTGTTAGCGCTTTACTAAGTCCCTGGTTTGGGCGCTTCTTAAACCGTGTAGGTTTTTGGCTAGAACCCCGAAATCCAGGCTTGTGGCTGTGGCTATTGGCGATTAATTATGCGATCGCCACAGGCAAACCGCGATCGCGCTCTCAAGTAGCAAAGACAAACCCAGAAGCCGTAATTCCGAAGTCAGAAGCAAGGATTCTCAATTAGTCATTGGTCATTGGTCATTGGTCATTAGTCATTGGTCACTTGTAGTGAGTTTCGACTGCGCGGAAATCGAGCGAAGTCGAGATTCAACTACCGCGTATTCGTAAAGCCTACGGCATAGCTACGCTTAGGGCGCAGCCTCTCCAAGAGTTGTATTAGTC contains:
- a CDS encoding type II toxin-antitoxin system HicB family antitoxin, whose product is MRYTVVIEKGETSYGAYIPDLPGCVAVGETLEEVKQMIAEAIEFHIEGMLEDGLPIPKPTSIAHEVEVANYSKT
- a CDS encoding type II toxin-antitoxin system HicA family toxin, with translation MKVREVIKRLEADGWYLARTKGSHRQFKHPDKPSTVTVSGKPNVDVPIGTLKNIWRQAQLEEY
- the argS gene encoding arginine--tRNA ligase — protein: MNATQEKLKVQLEQALIAAFGADFAGVDPILVSASNPKFGDYQANVALSLSKKLGKQPRAIADAIVEKLDVSEICEPPEIAGPGFINLKLKTAYLEAQLNTIQADSRLGVPPAKTPKREIVDFSSPNIAKEMHVGHLRSTIIGDSIARILEFQGHDVLRLNHVGDWGTQFGMLIAYLREVYPDALTTANALDIGDLVSFYRKAKQRFDTDTAFQETARQEVVRLQAGAEDTLHAWKLLCEQSRREFQVIYELLDIKLTERGESFYNPLLSGVVEDLEKSGLLVENQGAKCVFLDGFTNREGEPLPLIVQKSDGGYNYATTDLASLRYRIQQDEAKRIIYVTDAGQGNHFAQFFQVARKADWIPDDVELVHVPFGLVLGEDGKKFKTRSGDTVRLRDLLDEAVSHAHADLKTRLQKEERQETEEFINEVARVVGISAVKYADLSQNRTSNYIFSYDKMLDLKGNTAPYMLYVYARIHGISRKGDINFKELGNNAVLLQHETELALAKYLLQLDEVISSVEQDLLPNRLCEYLFELSQKFNQFYDRCPILQAEEPQRTSRLVLCDLTARTLKLGLSLLGIQVLERM
- a CDS encoding exonuclease, with product MTIEIYVSTDIEADGPIPGPHSMLSLASAAYTADKQLVGTFTANLETLPEAQGHPKTMKWWAEQPDAWAASRADPQPPLKVMESYHAWLVALPGKPIFVGYPAAYDFMFVYWYLINFVGDSPFKFSALDIRSYAMAFLKQSYNESGKDNLPAAWLENLPLAHIALDDAIQQGKLFCNLLQANLQR
- a CDS encoding flavin-dependent dehydrogenase, translating into MREILYLEVPTPDIETVRSWLQTDFEPGNGEKVLTSEGFRLKIPSAKTPAGAGLSENLPVELSVFVWSVQRTTYLKVFRWAEQPFPSERQILQRLTQEIRSRFPHHYPEPPAIDLSQESIFAALASAYPLTVKYFQKMPNGEYDLTRAYWWEKRWREGVRNPQRPRQVVFSSRGDWGAGEQGSRGAGGDGRIISSSSSSSSSSPTYDLIYIGGALGAIHAALMAKLGYKVLLVERMPFGRMNREWNISRDEIQSLVNLGLVTPAELETIIAREYKDGFNKFFDANNPSKLRSPVLHTPTVLNLGLDSDKWLQMCGQKLQAAGGEIWDETEFMRADIDISQVLLQVKHLPSQVEKQVSGRLLIDAMGTASPIAWQLNGGRAFDSVCPTVGAVIESGFEPGVWDSQYGDVLYSHGDISRGRQLIWELFPAADDELTIYLFHYHQVNAENPGSLLEMYEDFFTILPEYRRCDMDKLVWKKPTFGYIPGHFSVGSSDRTVAFDRLIAIGDAASLQSPLVFTGFGSLVRNLERLTTLLDTALKHDLLSFRHLNQIRAYQSNVSVTWLFSKGMMVPTGKFLPPQRINSMLNTFFGLLADEPQEVADNFIKDRCDWLTFNRLALKAARRNPALLLWIWELAGPRDLMRWLGSYFNFGRHALVSALLSPWFGRFLNRVGFWLEPRNPGLWLWLLAINYAIATGKPRSRSQVAKTNPEAVIPKSEARILN